From Thalassovita sp.:
CTGATCAATCCAGGCCTCCAGCCGGGGCACCATTTCATCGTCAAAGAAACGGGCGCAGCTGTCGGCGAACATCTTGTGTTCGTCCTGAACCCAGGCGGCGGATGGCGAAAATAGCGTCATGATCTGTCCTCTCCCTGCGCGCGTAGAGACGCGGCTTGCTTGGCCTTAGGGCTAGTGGGCGATGTCAGCTTTTGTCAACTTCGCCGCGAAATGACGTTGCGACCGGGATCGGTTCACCGGATTGCCGGTAAGCCCGCGGGGTGACGCCGGTCCAGTCTTTGAACGCGCGAACAAAGGCGCTGGTTTCAGAATAACCCAGCCGCAGCGCAATGGCATCGATGCGCAGATCCCCCTCGCCCAGCAGCCGCAGCGCATGATCGCGCCGCACCGCGCGGCGGATTTCTGGCACATCGCGGCCCTCACGTTTCAGGCGGCGGCGCAGGGTGTGCACGGGCAGCTGCAAAGCATCCGCGATCGCCTGCATGGAGGGCAGCGGCTGCCCCGCCTCAATCGCATGCGCAATGCGCTGCGCCACCCGCAGCGGCAGACCATCCTCAAGGCTGACCGGCAAAAACGCATCCAGCGGCGTGCGGCGGGCCCAATCGGCCGCCTGTTTCTCACTGCGGATGACGGGGGCATCCAATGCGGCGCTAGGGATCGCATAACCACAGCTGGCCCGTTGGAAACTCAACCGCGCCTTTGGGAACAGCTGGCCGTAGATCGCGTGGTGCGTGGGGCGGGGATAGTCAAACCAGGCTTCGCGCAGCGGCAACCAGCCGCCGCCCATCCAGGCCAGCAGCCGATGCGGCAACACCAGCACCATTTCCGCCCCCAACTCGGTGATTGGATAGGCGGGATCTGTGCGTTCCAGATGCAGCCGCGTGGTTTCAGCCCCGTGGCGCAGGGTCACGTGGAAACTGTTGTCTAGCATATTGGTAAAGGCGGCAAAACGCTCCAACGCGTCGCGCAGGGTGGCGCCATGTGACATATGCGCGGCGGTGATCGCGAAGGTGCCGATGCGTTGGGGCCGCTGGATCTGCCCCGCGTATTCGTCATCCATCGTGAGCGTGACAGCCCGCATCAGCTGGACAAAATCTGCTATGGTCAGGCTATCGGGTTGTGGCACCAGCCCGGCCCGCTGCAACACCGGCTCAAGGCTGATGCCGGCGGCCCGGGCCCCGCTCAGCAGGTTGGCCGTCAGGGCATTGGGGATCGAGGGCAGGGCGGGCATAGCTGGGTCGCGTTGTTAAGTTTTGTCTGTTTTTTGTTTGGTTTTGTGATTGTCACCTTGCCGGTGAAATGTCCACTGTTTTGCAGATCCGCGTGTCAAAGGAGGAGCCCACCATGACAGCCGCCTACATCTATGACGCCATCCGGACCCCGCGGTCCAAAGGCAAGGCCGGGGGCACCTTGAATGAGGTGAAGCCCGTGCGGCTGGCCGCTGGCCTGCTGGAGGAGCTGCAACGGCGCCATGACCTCGACACGGCGAAGGTTGAGGATGTGATGCTGGGCTGCGTGGCGCCCCTGATGGATCAGGGCAGCTGCATTGCCAAAGCGGCGGTGATGTCTGCGGGCTGGGATGAGGCCGTGCCGGGTGTGCAGCTCGATCGCTTCTGTGGCTCAGGGCTTGAGGCGGTGAATATGGCGGCGGCCAAGGTTGGCTCGGGCCAGCAGGATCTGGTGGTGGCCGGCGGGCTGGAAGCGATGAGCCGCGTGCCCATCGGATCCTCCGGTGGGCCGATGTTTTTTGATCCGGATTTTGTTATCGATAACAATTCGGCACCGCAGGGCATTGGCGCTGACCTGATTGCCACTTTGGATGGCTATAGCCGTGAAGATGTCGATGCCTTTGCTGTGGAAAGCCAACGCCGCGCCGCCCATGCGCGTGACAGCGGCTGGTTTGACGGATCCGTGGTGCCGGTGCGCGATGAAAACGGCATCACCATTCAGCAGCGCGATGATTTCATCAAACCCGGCACCGACATGCAGAAGCTGGGTGCGCTGAACCCCAGCTTTGCGCAGATGGGGGCTTACGGGTTTGATGACATGGCTTTTGCCAAATACCCGCAAGTCAGTGAGATCAACCATGTGCATACGCCCGGCAACTCCTCTGGGATTGTGGATGGGGCGGCGGCTGTCATGGTGGGGTCTGAACAGGCGGGCCGTGATCTGGGGCTGACCCCGCGCGGTCGGATTGTGGCCACCACGGTGATCGCCAGCGATCCGGTGATCATGCTGGCCGGCCCCGGGCCAGCAGCGCAGAAATGCCTGGCCAAGGCAGGGCTAACCGTGGCCGATATCGACCTTTGGGAAATTAACGAAGCCTTCGCCTCGGTCGCGATGCGTTACATGAAGGATCTGGGCATTTCGCATGAGATCACCAATGTGAACGGTGGTGCGATTGCCATGGGCCACCCCTTGGGGGCGACGGGGGGCATGCTGGTCTCGACCATGTTGGATGAGTTGGAACGGCGGCAGGCCAAACGGGCGATGATTTCGCTGTGTATTGGCGGCGGCATGGGCATTTCGACCCTGATTGAGCGTGTGTAAGGGGGGCGTGTGATGAAAGAGTTTTCCTATAGCAAAGATGCCGCGGGCATCGTGACGGTCACCATGGATATGGAGGGCCCCGTCAATTCGATGAACGCCGAATTTGGCCCGATCTACAAACAGATGGTCGACCGGCTGGAGGCCGAAGCGGGCCTGACGGGGGTGATCCTGACCTCAGCCAAAGACACGTTTTTTGCCGGTGGCGATCTGAAACGTCTGCTGGCCATCACCCCGGATCAGGCGGACATGCTCTTTGCCGAGGTTGAGGATATGAAGGCCGACATGCGGCGGCTTGAGAAACTGCCGGTGCCGGTGGTGGCCGCCATCAACGGGGCAGCGCTGGGCGGCGGATTTGAGCTGTGCCTGGTCTGCAACCACCGCATTGCCGCAACCAACCCCAAGACCAAGATCGGCCTGCCAGAGGTCACGCTTGGCCTCTTGCCCGGGGCGGGCGGCGTGGTGCGTTTGGTGCATCTGCTGGGGTTGGAGCCGGCCATGCCTTTCGTGATGGAGGGTAAGCAATTGGCGCCCGAGGCGGCGCTGAAGGCCGGGTTGATCCATGAGGTTGTCGCGCCCGAGGATTTGCTGGCCCGCGCCCGGGACTGGATCCTGTCGGTGCAGGGTGATGCTGATGCGGCCACCCAACCCTGGGATCAGAAGGGTCACCGCATTCCCGGTGGTGGGTCCAACAGCCCCAAAATGGCGCCGCGCATTGCTGGCGCCGCGGCAATGCTGTTTCAGAAAACCAAAGGGCTGTTGCCCGCCCCGAAAAAGATCCTCGACATCATGGTTGAGGCAGGTGGCAAATTGGATTTCGACACTGCCCTGCGTTATGAGACCCGTCGTTTCGTCTCGCTGGTGATTTCGCCCGAGGCGAAGAACATGATCTCCACCTTCTTTTTTGGCCTCAATCAGGTCAAAGGCGGGGCCAGCCGGCCCAAGGACGTGCCGCGCAGCAAGGTGCAGCGGCTCGGGATTTTGGGCGCAGGCATGATGGGGCAGGGCATTGCCTATTCCGCGGCGATGGCAGGGATTGAGGTTGTCCTGCGCGACATGACGCAAGAGGCGGCAGAGCGTGGCAAAGCCTACACCGAGGCGCTCCTGACCAAACGGGTCAAACGCGGCCGGATGACTGAGGCGGAGGCTGCTGCCGTTCTGGCCCGCATCACCCCCGTTGCCGACACCGAAGCCCTGCGCGGCTGTGACATGATCATTGAGGCCGTGTTTGAAAAGATTGAGGTCAAGGATCAGGTGCTGGCTGAGTGTGAGGCACTCTTGGGTGAGGACGGCGTCTGGGGCTCAAACACCTCCACCCTGCCGATCACCCGTCTGGCCAGCAAGGCTGCGAACCGGGCCAATTTCGTTGGCCTGCACTTCTTCTCCCCCGTCGACAAAATGCCTCTGTTGGAAATCATTGCGGGGCAGGACACATCGGATGAAACCTTGGCGCGGGCCTTTGATTTCGCACAGCAGATCCGCAAGACACCGATCATCGTGGGGGACAAAACGGGCTTTTACACTTCACGCACCATTGGCACCAAGATCATCGAAGCGGTGGAACTGGTGGCCGAAGGCCATGATCCGATCCGGGTCGATAACCTGTCCCGGTTGACTGGGATGCCCACGGGCATGCTCAGCCTGTTGGATGAGGTGCAGATCAAGCTGGTCACCGATATCTACCGCACACAGGTCGGTATGGGCCTGCTGGATCCGGCGGAAGAACAGAACCCCAAAGCGCGCGATATGCTGGCCGCAATGTTGGACGATCATGACCGTGTAGGCCGCGCGACGGGCAAGGGGTTTTATGACTACGCCGATGGCACCAAGGTGATCTGGGAGGGCCTGCAGCACTGGCGCGATCCGGAGGCCATGATCAGTGACCGCGATATTCAGGACCGCATCCTGTTCCGCCCGGTGCTGGAAAGCCTGCGCTGCCTGGAGGAGGGCGTCCTGCGGTCGGTCGCGGATGGCAATATCGGCTCCATCATGGGGATTGGCGCGCCGGTCCACACTGGCGGCTACATCCAATATGTGAACACCTATGGCCTCGACCGGTTTGTGGCGCGCTGCGAAGAGCTTGCCGCCGCCTATGGTCCCCGGTTTGCCCCACCCCAGATCCTTCGCGATCACGCCGCCAACGGGCAGCCGTTCCGCTAAGCGGCGCGATTCGACAGGCAGATCTTTGGCAAAGACAGCGCCCCCGGCCCATCAGGTCGGGGGCGTTTCGCGTCTGAGACGGCGGCAAGGCAATGATCTGTA
This genomic window contains:
- a CDS encoding 3-hydroxyacyl-CoA dehydrogenase NAD-binding domain-containing protein — its product is MKEFSYSKDAAGIVTVTMDMEGPVNSMNAEFGPIYKQMVDRLEAEAGLTGVILTSAKDTFFAGGDLKRLLAITPDQADMLFAEVEDMKADMRRLEKLPVPVVAAINGAALGGGFELCLVCNHRIAATNPKTKIGLPEVTLGLLPGAGGVVRLVHLLGLEPAMPFVMEGKQLAPEAALKAGLIHEVVAPEDLLARARDWILSVQGDADAATQPWDQKGHRIPGGGSNSPKMAPRIAGAAAMLFQKTKGLLPAPKKILDIMVEAGGKLDFDTALRYETRRFVSLVISPEAKNMISTFFFGLNQVKGGASRPKDVPRSKVQRLGILGAGMMGQGIAYSAAMAGIEVVLRDMTQEAAERGKAYTEALLTKRVKRGRMTEAEAAAVLARITPVADTEALRGCDMIIEAVFEKIEVKDQVLAECEALLGEDGVWGSNTSTLPITRLASKAANRANFVGLHFFSPVDKMPLLEIIAGQDTSDETLARAFDFAQQIRKTPIIVGDKTGFYTSRTIGTKIIEAVELVAEGHDPIRVDNLSRLTGMPTGMLSLLDEVQIKLVTDIYRTQVGMGLLDPAEEQNPKARDMLAAMLDDHDRVGRATGKGFYDYADGTKVIWEGLQHWRDPEAMISDRDIQDRILFRPVLESLRCLEEGVLRSVADGNIGSIMGIGAPVHTGGYIQYVNTYGLDRFVARCEELAAAYGPRFAPPQILRDHAANGQPFR
- a CDS encoding acetyl-CoA C-acetyltransferase, translated to MTAAYIYDAIRTPRSKGKAGGTLNEVKPVRLAAGLLEELQRRHDLDTAKVEDVMLGCVAPLMDQGSCIAKAAVMSAGWDEAVPGVQLDRFCGSGLEAVNMAAAKVGSGQQDLVVAGGLEAMSRVPIGSSGGPMFFDPDFVIDNNSAPQGIGADLIATLDGYSREDVDAFAVESQRRAAHARDSGWFDGSVVPVRDENGITIQQRDDFIKPGTDMQKLGALNPSFAQMGAYGFDDMAFAKYPQVSEINHVHTPGNSSGIVDGAAAVMVGSEQAGRDLGLTPRGRIVATTVIASDPVIMLAGPGPAAQKCLAKAGLTVADIDLWEINEAFASVAMRYMKDLGISHEITNVNGGAIAMGHPLGATGGMLVSTMLDELERRQAKRAMISLCIGGGMGISTLIERV
- a CDS encoding AraC family transcriptional regulator — protein: MPALPSIPNALTANLLSGARAAGISLEPVLQRAGLVPQPDSLTIADFVQLMRAVTLTMDDEYAGQIQRPQRIGTFAITAAHMSHGATLRDALERFAAFTNMLDNSFHVTLRHGAETTRLHLERTDPAYPITELGAEMVLVLPHRLLAWMGGGWLPLREAWFDYPRPTHHAIYGQLFPKARLSFQRASCGYAIPSAALDAPVIRSEKQAADWARRTPLDAFLPVSLEDGLPLRVAQRIAHAIEAGQPLPSMQAIADALQLPVHTLRRRLKREGRDVPEIRRAVRRDHALRLLGEGDLRIDAIALRLGYSETSAFVRAFKDWTGVTPRAYRQSGEPIPVATSFRGEVDKS